The following proteins come from a genomic window of Trifolium pratense cultivar HEN17-A07 linkage group LG4, ARS_RC_1.1, whole genome shotgun sequence:
- the LOC123921736 gene encoding abscisic-aldehyde oxidase-like: protein MDVKNNTENQTSLIFAINGEKFELYNIDPSTTLLEFLRTQTPFKSVKLGCGEGGCGACIVLISKYDPLRERVEDFTASSCLTLLCSIHGCSITTSEGIGNSKHGFHPIHERFAGFHASQCGFCTPGMCVSFFGALVNAEKNNCPEPPAGFSKVTVSEAERAIAGNLCRCTGYRPIADACKSFAADVDMEDLGLNSFWRKGESNGLKVSKLPVYHHDHKNIKFPVFLKDIKHDLLLASENHRWHKPTSLKELQSLWKLNHANETRIKVVVSNTSMGYYKDNKGYDKYIDLSGIRELSHIKKDQTGIEIGAAVTISKAIEALKEESRSDSLSDFVMILKKIADHMGKVASGFIRNTASVGGNLVMAQKNNFPSDIVTILLAVDSMVHIMSGTEFEWLTLEEFLERPPLSLESVLLSIKIPCLETIRSTSSDQRNRLYFETYRASPRPLGNALPYVNAAFLVEMSSSEDSGGSMIDACRLSFSAFGNKHSIRAKNVEEFLTGKLLSFSILYEAVNLLTATIVPKDKNSKTAYCSSLAAGFVFQFFHPLIEISARVTNCYLNGNSNLPFVKDFELKQNQKQVHHDKIPTLLSSGKQVLEAGNEYHPIGEPIIKSGATLQATGEAVFVDDIPSPPNCLHGAYIYSSKPLARVRSIKLNPELVLDGVRDIISSKDIPSGGENVGAKTIFGIEPLFAEEIARCAGDRLAVVVADSQKLADMAANSSIVDYDIENLEPPILSVEDAVKRSSFFEVPPFLYPKHVGDISKGMAEADHKILSAEMKLGSQYYFYLETQTALAVPDEDNCITVYSSSQCPEFTHSTIARCLGIPENNVRVITRRVGGGFGGKAIKAIPTAISCALAAQKLCRPVRMYLNRKTDMIMAGGRHPMKITYNVGFKNDGKITALELEILVNAGIYLDISVALPHNIITALKKYNWGALSFDIKVCRTNLPSRSAMRGPGELQGSFIAEAVIENVAATLSIDVDSVRSINLHTHKSLQSFYDHCYGEPFEYTLPSIWSKLAVSANYEQRTEMVKEFNRSSIWRKRGISRVPVVYQLILRPTPGKVSILSDGSVVVEVGGIELGQGLWTKVKQMAAFALGTIQCDGSGSLLDKVRVVQADTVSLIQGGFTSGSTTSEACCEAVRLSCDILLERLKPLKEKLQEEMGSIKWEALILQAYMQSVNLSASSFYVPSNNSMMYLNYGAAVSEVEIDLLTGETKFLQTDIIYDCGQSLNPAVDLGQIEGAFVQGLGFFMLEEYETDLNGLSLANGTWNYKIPTIDTIPQQFNVQILNSGHHQHRVLSSKASGEPPLLLAASVHCATRAAIKEARKQLLSWSNLDEPDSTFQLRVPATMPVVKELSGLDIVERYLKWKLSRV from the exons ATGGATGTGAAGAACAACACTGAAAATCAAACAAGTTTGATTTTTGCTATCAATGGTGAGAAATTTGAGCTATACAACATAGACCCATCAACCACTTTGCTTGAATTCTTGCGTACTCAAACTCCATTCAAGAGTGTTAAACTTGGCTGTGGCGAAG GTGGGTGTGGTGCTTGCATAGTTTTAATATCCAAATATGATCCTTTACGTGAAAGAGTTGAGGATTTTACTGCAAGCTCTTGTCTCACACTACTTTGTAGCATACATGGATGTTCAATAACAACAAGTGAAGGCATTGGAAATAGCAAACATGGATTCCATCCAATTCATGAAAGATTTGCTGGATTCCATGCATCTCAATGTGGCTTTTGTACTCCTGGAATGTGTGTTTCCTTCTTCGGTGCTCTTGTCAATGCTGAAAAGAACAACTGTCCAGAGCCACCCGCTGGTTTCTCAAAAGTTACTGTTTCTGAGGCTGAAAGGGCTATTGCAGGGAATCTTTGTCGCTGCACTGGTTATCGACCAATTGCTGATGCCTGCAAAAGTTTTGCAGCTGATGTTGATATGGAGGATCTCGGGTTGAACTCATTCTGGAGAAAGGGAGAGAGCAACGGCTTGAAGGTTAGTAAGTTGCCTGTATATCATCACGATCACAAGAATATCAAATTTCCTGTTTTTCTGAAAGATATTAAGCATGATTTGTTATTGGCTTCTGAGAACCACCGTTGGCACAAGCCCACTAGTTTAAAGGAGCTTCAGAGCTTATGGAAACTAAACCATGCCAATGAAACCAGGATAAAAGTTGTTGTTAGTAATACAAGTATGGGATATTACAAAGATAACAAAGGCTATGATAAGTATATTGATCTAAGTGGCATTCGTGAGCTCTCACATATAAAAAAGGATCAAACAGGGATTGAAATTGGAGCGGCAGTGACAATATCTAAAGCTATTGAAGCACTAAAGGAAGAAAGCAGAAGTGACTCTCTTTCAGATTTTGTAATGATACTTAAAAAGATTGCAGACCATATGGGAAAAGTTGCCTCAGGTTTTATTCGGAATACAGCCAGTGTAGGTGGCAATTTGGTGATGGCACAAAAGAACAATTTTCCATCGGATATTGTTACAATTCTTCTTGCTGTAGATTCAATGGTTCATATAATGAGTGGCACAGAATTTGAATGGCTGACATTGGAAGAATTTCTGGAAAGACCGCCATTAAGTTTGGAAAGTGTGCTTTTAAGTATTAAAATTCCATGTTTGGAAACTATTAGAAGTACGTCTTCAGACCAAAGAAATAGATTATACTTTGAAACTTACCGAGCTTCTCCTAGACCGCTTGGAAATGCCCTTCCATATGTAAATGCTGCTTTCCTTGTCGAGATGTCTTCAAGCGAGGATTCTGGTGGATCCATGATAGATGCTTGTAGGCTGTCTTTCAGTGCTTTTGGGAATAAGCATTCAATCAGAGCAAAAAATGTTGAGGAATTTTTAACAGGAAAGTTGTTAAGTTTTAGCATTTTGTATGAAGCTGTCAACTTGCTTACGGCCACTATTGTACCTAAAGATAAAAACTCAAAAACAGCTTACTGTTCAAGTTTGGCAGCTGGTTTTGTTTTTCAGTTCTTTCACCCTCTAATTGAAATTTCTGCCAGAGTAACCAACTGTTACTTAAATGGAAATTCAAATTTGCCTTTTGTGAAGGATTTTGAATTAAAACAGAATCAGAAGCAAGTTCATCATGACAAAATTCCAACTTTATTGTCATCTGGGAAGCAAGTCCTTGAAGCAGGAAACGAATATCACCCCATTGGTGAGCCGATCATTAAATCGGGAGCCACGCTACAAGCTACAG GTGAGGCTGTGTTTGTGGATGACATTCCTTCGCCTCCAAATTGCCTACACGgagcatatatatatagttcaaaACCTTTAGCAAGGGTAAGGAGTATAAAACTTAACCCTGAATTGGTGCTAGATGGAGTAAGAGATATCATTTCAAGTAAAGACATTCCCAGTGGTGGGGAAAACGTTGGAGCTAAGACGATATTTGGCATAGAACCTTTATTTGCAGAAGAGATAGCTAGATGTGCTGGCGATCGTCTGGCCGTTGTG GTTGCAGACAGTCAGAAACTTGCAGATATGGCAGCAAACTCATCCATTGTCGATTATGATATTGAAAATCTTGAACCGCCCATTCTATCTGTTGAAGATGCTGTTAAAAGATCAAGCTTTTTTGAAGTTCCTCCTTTTCTCTACCCAAAACATGTTGGTGATATATCAAAAGGAATGGCCGAGGCTGATCACAAGATTCTTTCTGCTGAG ATGAAACTTGGGTCTCAATATTATTTCTATTTGGAGACACAAACTGCACTTGCTGTACCAGACGAAGACAATTGCATTACAGTTTACTCTTCAAGCCAATGCCCTGAGTTTACTCATTCTACTATAGCAAGATGCCTTGGTATTCCTGAAAATAATGTTCGAGTTATTACAAGAAGGGTTGGGGGAGGTTTTGGTGGAAAGGCAATAAAAGCAATTCCT ACAGCTATATCTTGTGCACTCGCAGCACAGAAATTATGTCGCCCTGTCAGGATGTATCTAAATCGAAAGACAGATATGATAATGGCTGGAGGAAGGCATCCCATGAAGATAACATACAATGTTGGGTTCAAGAATGATGGGAAAATTACTGCATTAGAGCTTGAGATATTGGTCAATGCTGGTATATATTTGGATATAAGTGTAGCATTGCCACATAACATAATTACTGCACTAAAAAAGTATAACTGGGGTGCGCTATCTTTTGATATAAAGGTGTGCAGAACAAATCTTCCCAGTAGATCTGCAATGAGGGGCCCTGGGGAATTGCAGGGATCATTTATTGCTGAAGCTGTTATAGAAAATGTTGCAGCTACACTTTCAATTGATGTAGATTCTGTCAGAAGCATTAATCTTCACACACACAAAAGTCTTCAGTCATTCTATGATCATTGTTATGGCGAACCTTTTGAGTATACCTTGCCATCAATATGGAGTAAGTTAGCTGTTTCTGCAAATTATGAACAAAGAACCGAAATGGTGAAAGAGTTTAACAGAAGTAGTATTTGGAGAAAAAGGGGAATTTCTCGAGTACCAGTTGTGTATCAACTGATTCTAAGACCAACTCCTGGAAAAGTAAGTATTCTGTCGGATGGGTCTGTTGTTGTCGAAGTTGGAGGAATTGAGTTGGGTCAGGGTCTCTGGACAAAGGTGAAACAAATGGCTGCATTCGCCCTCGGTACAATTCAGTGTGATGGATCTGGAAGTCTCTTGGACAAAGTAAGAGTTGTACAAGCTGATACAGTGAGCTTGATTCAAGGGGGGTTCACTTCTGGTAGCACCACATCAGAGGCATGCTGTGAAGCAGTTAGGCTTAGCTGTGATATCTTACTTGAGAGGTTGAAGCCTCTCAAGGAAAAGCTGCAGGAAGAAATGGGCTCTATCAAGTGGGAGGCACTTATTCTTCAG GCATATATGCAATCAGTAAACTTATCAGCGTCTTCATTTTACGTACCCAGCAATAACTCGATGATGTACCTTAACTATGGTGCTGCAGTAAGTGAG GTGGAAATAGATCTTCTGACAGGAGAAACCAAATTTCTTCAAACAGATATTATCTACGATTGTGGACAGAGTCTCAACCCTGCTGTGGATTTAGGACAG ATTGAAGGAGCTTTCGTCCAGGGATTGGGGTTCTTCATGCTTGAAGAATATGAAACAGACCTTAATGGTTTGTCGCTGGCAAACGGCACATGGAACTACAAGATCCCTACAATAGACACTATCCCTCAACAGTTTAATGTTCAAATTCTCAACAGTGGACATCACCAGCATCGTGTGCTTTCCTCAAAGG CTTCTGGCGAGCCTCCCCTTCTTCTAGCAGCTTCAGTTCACTGTGCAACAAGAGCAGCTATCAAAGAAGCAAGGAAACAGCTTCTTTCATGGAGCAACTTGGATGAACCTGATTCCACATTTCAATTGCGGGTGCCTGCAACCATGCCTGTGGTAAAGGAACTCAGTGGACTGGACATTGTAGAAAGATACCTGAAATGGAAGCTGAGCAGGGTGTAG
- the LOC123921918 gene encoding 50S ribosomal protein L20-like, protein MNKKKVLELAEGFRGRAKNCIRIARERVEKALQYSYRDRRNKKRDMRSLWIQRINAGTRVHGVNYGNFMHGLLKENIQLNRKVLSEISMHEPYSFKSLVDISRNAFPGNKNVVVPPRKVTF, encoded by the exons atgaataagAAAAAGGTATTGGAATTGGCAGAGGGGTTCAGGGGGAGAGCAAAGAATTGCATTAGGATTGCGAGGGAGAGGGTGGAGAAGGCGTTGCAGTATTCCTACAGAGATCGTCGTAACAAAAAGAGGGACATGCGATCCCTTTGGATTCAACGGATTAATGCTGGCACTCGCGTTCATGGC GTCAATTATGGGAACTTCATGCATGGGCTGCTGAAGGAGAATATTCAACTTAACAGAAAGGTTTTGTCAGAGATATCTATGCACGAACCCTATAGTTTCAAATCACTGGTAGACATATCACGAAATGCATTTCCTGGAAACAAGAATGTGGTTGTCCCTCCAAGAAAGGTGACCTTTTAG
- the LOC123922285 gene encoding 60S ribosomal protein L32-1-like — SRDKIAVPLLDKKIVKKRVKRFIRPQSDRKICVKPSWRRPKGIDSHVRRKFKGVTLMPNIGYGSDKKTRHYLPNGFKKFLVHNVKDLELLMMHNRTYCAEIAHNVSTRLRKAIVERAAQLDVVVTNKLARLRSQEDE; from the coding sequence AGCAGAGACAAGATAGCCGTTCCTCTTTTAGACAAGAAAATTGTGAAGAAGCGGGTCAAGAGATTCATCAGGCCTCAAAGTGACAGGAAAATATGTGTCAAGCCAAGCTGGCGCAGACCCAAGGGTATTGATTCACATGTTAGGAGGAAGTTCAAGGGAGTTACTTTGATGCCAAACATTGGTTATGGCTCAGACAAGAAGACCCGCCACTATCTGCCCAATGGATTCAAGAAGTTCCTTGTCCACAATGTCAAGGATCTTGAACTTTTGATGATGCATAACCGAACTTACTGTGCTGAGATTGCACACAATGTGTCAACAAGGTTAAGAAAGGCTATTGTTGAACGTGCTGCTCAATTGGACGTTGTTGTGACCAACAAACTGGCTAGGTTGCGCAGCCAAGAAGACGAGTGA